The DNA region CAGGGCCCCCACGATGCCGCCCACGCCGTGAACCGAGAAAGAGTCGAGCGAATCGTCGATCTTCAGGCGTCGCCGGTTCCACTCGACCGCGTACGCGCAGGCCACCGCCGAGACCGCTCCGATGGCGATCGCCGCCAGCGGCGACACGAAACCGGCCGCCGGCGTGATGGCGACCAGACCGGCCACCGCCCCGCTGGCGCCGCCCACGACGGTCACCTTGCGCTCGCGCCAGCCCTCCAAAAGCATCCAGCTGAGGGCCCCCGCGGCCGCAGCCGTGTTGGTGGTGGTCACGGCCAGCGCCGCAATGCCATTGGCCTCCAGGGCGCTGCCGCCGTTGAAGCCGAACCAGCCGAACCAGAGCAAGGCCGCCCCGAGCAGCACGAAGGGCACCTGATACCCCTGCGAGACGACGGGCGAGGGCCGACTCCGCGAGCCCACCACGGCAGCCGCCACCAGGGCTGAAAAGCCGGCCGCCACGTGCACGACCGTGCCCCCCGCGAAGTCGAGGGCGCCGAGCCCCTTCAGCCAGCCGCCCTGGCCCCAGACCCAGTGCGCGATCGGCGCGTAAACGAAGGTGGCCCAGAGCGCCGTGAAGACAGCATAGGCGCGGAAGTGCATGCGCTCGACCACCGCGCCGCTGATCAGGGCGGGAGTGATGATGGCAAAGGT from Candidatus Sericytochromatia bacterium includes:
- a CDS encoding ammonium transporter — protein: MLDTGNTAFVLIATALVLLMTPGLGFFYGGMVRGRNVLNTLMLSFVTLAVVGVQWVLIGYSLAFAPGQGAWAPWIGSLKWLGLQGVGLAPEPSYAASIPHLAYVVFQGTFAIITPALISGAVVERMHFRAYAVFTALWATFVYAPIAHWVWGQGGWLKGLGALDFAGGTVVHVAAGFSALVAAAVVGSRSRPSPVVSQGYQVPFVLLGAALLWFGWFGFNGGSALEANGIAALAVTTTNTAAAAGALSWMLLEGWRERKVTVVGGASGAVAGLVAITPAAGFVSPLAAIAIGAVSAVACAYAVEWNRRRLKIDDSLDSFSVHGVGGIVGALLTGVFASKALNPAGADGLLAGHVGLLGIQLVAVLAVAAYAALATFVLLKALDRVMRLRVAETIEAEGLDMHHHGGRLGTAQLPPTEWATPGQERAL